A single region of the Penaeus monodon isolate SGIC_2016 chromosome 18, NSTDA_Pmon_1, whole genome shotgun sequence genome encodes:
- the LOC119584674 gene encoding glycine receptor subunit alpha-2-like encodes MTASIYGGETNYIRVSRKYTITFNCNFNFFYYPFNVDHCSMIYRVKRNTLNYVSLLKYGSGINYTNNDKLVEYAVGNIDVAKFDTEEPYSGLQVTIQLQHLFASQILTIFIPTTIINLITFVTYFFKWYDFQNRVMVSLTALLVLMTLFSQVADALPKTSYFKLVDVWFFVSILYTFLVIVSHTVVEVYHKYDHDILKEFGDRGGYRPDEKGIREIGDKPTRTWQEKLKDLLYRLPRAPSPRNPNSWPILLNRAACILMSLFFVVFNLLFWSMAFLQKISAYYVDLEKVQVIEEITGYPFNATFKTMKENNRFCNGSCKIGGPVCNRGSSLHMCTRVRLRIMCIHIKNCMNHVDIERYPRDIARNGN; translated from the exons atgACAGCCTCCATCTACGGCGGGGAAACGAACTACATCCGAGTCTCACGCAAGTACACGATCACCTTCAACTGCAACTTCAACTTCTTCTACTACCCCTTCAACGTCGACCACTGCAGCATGATCTACCGGGTGAAGCGCAACACCCTCAACTACGTGTCTCTGCTGAAGTACGGCTCGGGCATCAACTACACCAACAACGACAAGCTGGTCGAGTACGCCGTCGGGAACATCGACGTGGCCAAATTCGACACCGAGGAGCCTTACTCGGGGCTCCAGGTCACCATCCAGCTGCAGCACCTCTTCGCCTCGCAGATCCTCACCATCTTCATCCCGACGACCATCATCAACCTCATCACCTTCGTCACCTACTTCTTCAAGTGGTACGACTTCCAGAACCGCGTGATGGTCTCGCTGACCGCCTTGCTGGTGCTGATGACCCTCTTCTCCCAGGTGGCCGACGCCCTCCCCAAGACCTCGTACTTCAAGCTCGTCGACGTCTGGTTCTTCGTGTCCATCCTCTACACGTTCCTCGTCATCGTCTCGCACACGGTCGTCGAGGTCTACCACAAGTACGACCACGACATCCTCAAGGAATTCGGCGACAGGGGCGGCTACCGTCCGGACGAGAAGGGCATCAGAGAAATCGGGGACAAGCCCACCAGGACGTGGCAGGAGAAGCTGAAGGACCTCTTGTACCGCCTGCCAAGGGCGCCGTCGCCGAGGAACCCGAACTCGTGGCCGATCCTCCTCAACAGAGCGGCCTGCATCCTGATGTCTCTTTTCTTCGTCGTCTTTAACCTGCTCTTCTGGAGCATGGCTTTCTTGCAGAAGATAAGCGCGTATTATGTGGACTTGGAAAAGGTGCAGGTGATTGAGGAGATCACTGGATACCC TTTTAATGCAACTTTCAAAACCATGAAAGAAAATAACCGTTTCTGCAACGGATCTTGCAAAATCGGCGGTCCCGTTTGCAATCGCGGGTCCAGTTTGCACATGTGCACACGTGTGCGTCTGAGGATTATGTGCATTCACATAAAGAACTGTATGAACCATGTTGACATAGAACGCTATCCTAGGGATATTGCACGAAATGGCAACTAA
- the LOC119584675 gene encoding glycine receptor subunit alpha-2-like translates to MHVEPYISQEPYSGLRVVVQLKHLYASQILTIFIPTTVINLITYATFFFKWYDFNNCVMVSLTTLLVLMTLFSQVSDALPKTSYFKLVDIWFFTSILFTFIIIVCHTIVEYHHKYDHEIEAEERERLFLRMNLHQRRGGGREETLRVRA, encoded by the coding sequence ATGCACGTTGAGCCGTACATCAGTCAGGAGCCGTACTCGGGGCTGAGAGTGGTCGTGCAGCTGAAGCACTTGTACGCCTCGCAGATCCTCACCATCTTCATCCCAACAACCGTCATCAACCTCATCACGTACGCCACTTTCTTCTTCAAGTGGTACGACTTCAATAACTGCGTGATGGTTTCCCTGACAACTCTCCTGGTCCTCATGACTCTCTTCTCTCAGGTCTCCGACGCTCTCCCAAAGACTTCGTACTTCAAGCTGGTTGATATCTGGTTCTTCACATCCATCCTATtcaccttcatcattatcgtGTGCCATACAATAGTCGAGTACCACCACAAGTACGACCATGAGATCGAagccgaggagagagagcgacTCTTCCTCAGGATGAACCTTCAtcaacgaagaggaggaggacgagaggaaacATTACGAGTCCGCGCCTGA